One window from the genome of Thermodesulfovibrionales bacterium encodes:
- the ilvC gene encoding ketol-acid reductoisomerase, which produces MITVYYDKDAQLDILKGRKICIMGYGSQGHAHANNLRDSGMDVMIGLRKGSSWDKAAAAGFTVMTPSEAAKVADIIMILLPDEFQGDVFKTEIGPNMKRGAYLAFAHGFNIHFGQIVPPAETNVFMAAPKGPGHLVRSEYTKGSGVPCLIAIHQDPSRNTKDIALAYASAIGGGRAGIIETTFREETETDLFGEQAVLCGGITSLIQAGFETLVEAGYAPEMAYFECLHEVKLIVDLIYEGGISNMRYSISNTAQYGDLTRGPRIVTEETKREMKKILGEIQDGVFAREWILECKANKPVFNALTRKGEAHPIEEVGGRLRAMMPWLKKGKLVDKSKA; this is translated from the coding sequence ATGATTACTGTTTACTATGACAAGGATGCCCAGCTCGACATTCTTAAGGGAAGGAAGATATGTATCATGGGATACGGAAGCCAGGGTCATGCCCATGCGAACAACCTCAGGGACAGCGGAATGGATGTCATGATCGGTCTCAGAAAGGGATCGAGCTGGGACAAGGCGGCGGCTGCTGGCTTTACGGTTATGACACCTTCGGAGGCGGCAAAGGTCGCCGACATCATCATGATCCTCCTCCCCGACGAATTCCAGGGTGACGTGTTTAAGACGGAGATAGGGCCGAACATGAAGAGAGGCGCATACCTTGCCTTTGCCCACGGGTTCAACATCCACTTCGGGCAGATCGTCCCGCCCGCCGAGACAAATGTCTTCATGGCTGCTCCGAAAGGACCGGGACACCTTGTGAGGTCCGAATATACGAAGGGCAGCGGTGTGCCCTGTTTGATTGCGATACACCAGGACCCCTCCCGGAATACCAAGGATATCGCCCTTGCCTACGCATCCGCCATAGGCGGAGGGAGAGCGGGCATCATAGAAACGACCTTCAGGGAAGAGACAGAGACCGATCTTTTCGGAGAACAGGCAGTGCTCTGCGGCGGGATCACCTCGCTCATCCAGGCCGGGTTCGAGACCCTTGTTGAAGCCGGTTATGCTCCGGAGATGGCGTATTTTGAATGCCTCCATGAGGTGAAGCTCATTGTCGACCTCATCTACGAAGGCGGCATCTCGAACATGAGATATTCCATAAGCAACACGGCCCAGTACGGCGATCTCACGAGAGGTCCCCGGATCGTCACGGAAGAGACGAAGCGGGAGATGAAGAAGATCCTCGGGGAGATACAGGATGGCGTCTTTGCCAGGGAGTGGATTCTGGAGTGCAAGGCGAACAAGCCGGTTTTCAATGCGTTGACGCGAAAGGGCGAGGCCCATCCCATTGAAGAGGTCGGAGGCAGGTTGAGGGCGATGATGCCGTGGCTCAAGAAGGGAAAGCTCGTAGACAAGTCAAAGGCATGA
- a CDS encoding 2-isopropylmalate synthase has protein sequence MRLVRIFDTTLRDGEQSPGASMNVDEKLQVAKQLVKLGVDIIEAGFPIASPGDFDAVKRIAAEIRGATIAGLARAKEEDIRTAWEAIKDAPQKRIHTFHSTSDIHLKYQFRVSREEALKRSVEMVKLARSLAEDVEFSPMDATRTEIPYLLDVVEAVIEAGASTVNIPDTVGYTTPAEFGDMIRKVKERIGDRAVISVHCHNDLGLAVANSLSAIKNGAGQVECTINGIGERAGNCSMEEVVMNLATRKDFYQARTNINTREIIRTSRLLTRITGITVQPNKAIVGANAFSHESGIHQDGLLKEKMTYEIMRPEDVGLKQTELVLGKHSGRHAFKERLHELGYELSTEEIETAFKKFKHLADQKKDIFDEDVAALVSEEVSKIPEIYGLVELSITSGTTIKPTASLRLKVNGEVIDRIEHGDGPVDAVYKAIAAITKTKSSLLKFEVKGITGGTDALGEVMVSLEEDGVKVRGQGADTDILVASAKAYINALNKLAARKK, from the coding sequence ATGAGACTCGTCAGGATATTTGATACCACCCTCCGTGACGGCGAACAGTCGCCGGGCGCATCCATGAATGTGGATGAAAAACTTCAGGTGGCAAAGCAGCTCGTGAAATTAGGCGTGGATATCATCGAGGCCGGCTTTCCCATAGCGTCACCCGGCGATTTTGACGCAGTGAAACGGATTGCCGCAGAGATACGGGGAGCGACCATTGCCGGACTTGCGAGGGCAAAGGAAGAAGACATCAGGACAGCCTGGGAGGCGATAAAAGATGCCCCTCAGAAGCGCATCCATACGTTTCACTCGACATCGGATATCCACCTGAAATATCAATTCAGGGTAAGCCGAGAAGAGGCCCTGAAGAGATCCGTCGAGATGGTGAAGCTTGCACGGAGTCTTGCAGAGGATGTCGAGTTTTCTCCCATGGATGCGACGAGAACGGAAATACCCTACCTCCTCGATGTTGTCGAGGCAGTAATCGAGGCCGGCGCTTCCACGGTCAATATCCCTGACACCGTCGGATATACCACTCCCGCTGAATTCGGCGACATGATCAGGAAGGTTAAGGAACGGATCGGGGACAGGGCGGTAATCTCCGTCCATTGTCATAACGACCTCGGTCTCGCTGTTGCGAATTCACTCTCGGCCATCAAGAACGGGGCAGGACAGGTTGAATGTACCATAAACGGCATAGGAGAGCGGGCCGGGAACTGTTCCATGGAAGAGGTCGTGATGAACCTCGCAACGCGAAAGGACTTTTACCAGGCCAGAACGAATATCAATACGCGAGAGATCATCCGCACGAGCAGGCTTCTCACCAGGATTACGGGGATCACGGTGCAGCCGAACAAGGCGATTGTGGGAGCAAACGCCTTTTCCCATGAATCAGGCATCCATCAGGACGGGCTTTTGAAGGAGAAGATGACTTACGAGATCATGCGGCCCGAAGATGTCGGACTGAAACAGACGGAGCTCGTGCTCGGAAAGCATTCAGGCAGGCATGCATTCAAGGAACGGCTCCATGAACTCGGATACGAACTCAGCACCGAAGAGATAGAGACGGCCTTCAAGAAGTTCAAACACCTTGCGGACCAGAAGAAGGATATCTTTGACGAGGATGTCGCAGCCCTCGTCTCTGAGGAGGTTTCGAAGATCCCTGAGATCTATGGTCTCGTTGAGCTTTCAATAACAAGCGGTACGACTATAAAGCCGACGGCCTCTCTGAGACTGAAAGTAAACGGTGAAGTCATAGACAGGATTGAACACGGAGACGGCCCTGTGGATGCGGTGTACAAGGCGATTGCCGCCATCACGAAGACAAAGAGCAGTCTCTTGAAGTTTGAGGTCAAGGGCATTACCGGCGGGACCGACGCCCTCGGCGAGGTCATGGTCTCTCTCGAGGAAGACGGTGTGAAGGTGAGGGGGCAAGGGGCTGATACCGATATCCTCGTAGCTTCTGCAAAGGCTTACATCAACGCTTTGAACAAACTGGCCGCTCGGAAGAAATAG
- the pssA gene encoding CDP-diacylglycerol--serine O-phosphatidyltransferase, whose product MAPEQRKDMTERPKKGIYLLPNTLTLCGMFCGFFAIMSAINGNFLNAAWAVLLANIFDGLDGWIARLTNTSTRFGIELDSLSDLVAFGVAPAVMMYKWALTPFGRLGWGAAFLFVACGALRLARFNIQTGAPGPKSFKGMPIPAAATILSTIVIFYYEFRTGLPETNIFYPIITIILSLLMVSTLRYHGLKEIDFREKKPFWFLIVFVLILFIMLIHPSTAIFIFAMSYLLWGIIENSVLFMRKRRLKKKEQLEGAEINETRQDI is encoded by the coding sequence ATGGCACCTGAACAGAGAAAGGATATGACCGAGCGGCCGAAGAAGGGTATTTACCTTCTGCCCAATACCCTCACCCTCTGCGGGATGTTCTGCGGATTCTTTGCCATCATGTCTGCCATAAACGGCAACTTCCTCAATGCGGCCTGGGCAGTGCTTCTCGCAAACATCTTTGACGGCCTTGACGGATGGATCGCCCGTTTGACGAACACATCGACAAGATTCGGTATAGAACTCGACTCACTCTCCGATCTCGTAGCCTTCGGTGTGGCTCCTGCTGTCATGATGTACAAATGGGCACTGACCCCTTTCGGGAGGCTCGGCTGGGGGGCGGCCTTCCTCTTCGTTGCATGCGGCGCACTGAGACTTGCGCGGTTCAATATCCAGACAGGGGCCCCAGGACCGAAGTCTTTCAAAGGAATGCCGATACCCGCAGCCGCGACAATCCTCTCGACGATCGTCATTTTCTATTACGAGTTCAGGACTGGATTGCCTGAGACGAACATCTTCTACCCGATCATTACCATCATCCTCTCGTTGCTCATGGTGAGCACGCTCAGATATCACGGGCTGAAGGAGATCGACTTCAGGGAGAAAAAACCCTTCTGGTTCCTTATCGTCTTCGTGCTGATCCTCTTCATTATGCTCATTCATCCCTCGACGGCGATCTTCATCTTTGCAATGTCATACCTCCTTTGGGGTATAATCGAAAATAGTGTGTTGTTCATGAGGAAGAGAAGGTTGAAGAAGAAAGAACAACTCGAAGGAGCCGAGATCAATGAGACTCGTCAGGATATTTGA
- a CDS encoding phosphatidylserine decarboxylase family protein: MLKFAPEGYPFILGFLVITVLVALFAPWAAVLPLLLTFFMAYFFRDPERAIPEKENALVSPADGKVILIQQVREDQFLRGEAVEISIFMSPLNVHVNRAPCDGVVESVVHTSGRFLSAFKHEASLQNENIAMVLRTAYGGILVRQVAGFLARRAVCRVREGAPLRRGERYGIIKFSSRLDVYVPKETRIMVTLGDRVKAGETILGEIPQRTF; encoded by the coding sequence ATGCTTAAATTCGCTCCCGAAGGCTATCCCTTTATTCTGGGGTTCCTCGTTATTACGGTCCTCGTCGCCCTCTTTGCGCCGTGGGCTGCTGTGCTGCCCCTTCTCCTGACCTTTTTCATGGCCTATTTTTTCAGAGACCCTGAGAGGGCAATTCCTGAAAAGGAGAACGCCCTGGTATCTCCTGCAGACGGTAAGGTGATCCTGATTCAGCAGGTGCGTGAAGACCAGTTTCTCAGGGGCGAGGCAGTCGAGATCAGCATCTTTATGTCACCGTTGAATGTCCACGTCAACAGGGCGCCATGCGACGGCGTCGTCGAATCCGTGGTGCATACGAGCGGAAGATTCCTTTCTGCCTTCAAGCACGAGGCATCCCTTCAGAACGAGAATATTGCGATGGTCCTCAGGACGGCCTACGGCGGAATCCTCGTTCGTCAGGTCGCGGGATTCCTTGCCAGACGCGCGGTCTGCAGGGTAAGAGAAGGGGCCCCCCTCCGGAGGGGTGAACGTTACGGGATCATAAAGTTCAGTTCAAGGCTCGATGTCTACGTTCCGAAGGAGACACGGATCATGGTCACATTGGGAGACAGGGTGAAGGCTGGAGAGACGATCTTGGGGGAGATTCCGCAGCGGACCTTCTGA
- a CDS encoding CHAT domain-containing protein produces the protein MRSFERGAFEEAVHFWKEAEELYEKREEIGRQSEALVFLSQAYQSLGLTREALRCLESAEILAQKSGDAVRIASALASLGNVYIATGPEDKANEYLNRSLAMAKELQDFRLSATILNNLGNLFMTQKKYREAGDAYQESITYATKFDKRSLTAIAATNAAMALVQERRYSEAKTLLDGTADIIGGLDDSHEKVYALINAGLTYADLRSHLPGEKDVLLQRSSQMFHLAVSSAEAIGDLRGESYALGYLGKLYEDERQYEEALGLTHRAVFTAQLVNVPESLYLWQWQAGRLLKAMGKIDDAIPAYRNALQTLQAIRQEMSQCYGRTKLSFRESVGPLYFEFVDLLLQRAAAMQGKEEYEPYLLEARETVESLKIAELRDYFQDDCFDVARTRITRLDLVSKTAVVVYPIVLQDRTELLVSLPSGLKRISVGVGERALAQEVRQFRSTLEKRTTREYLPHAQRLYDLLIRPLEPDLRQVTTDTLVFVPDGPLRTIPMAALHDGKEFLVEKYAIAVTPGLNLTDPRALNREQIKMLAAGLTDAVQGFPPLPDVSSELQALRGIYPGDILLNQNFLIASMEKELKDKQFSIVHIASHGQFESEISKTFLLTFDDKLTMDQLDRFIGFFRFRNEPLELLTLSACETAVGDDRAALGLAGVAVKAGARSALATLWHINDRAASLLVDEFYRQLQDPSVSRTSALRNAQRKLLGHAWYQHPGYWSPFLLINNWL, from the coding sequence ATGAGGTCTTTCGAACGAGGCGCATTTGAAGAGGCTGTTCACTTTTGGAAAGAAGCTGAAGAATTATACGAAAAGAGAGAGGAGATCGGCAGACAGAGCGAAGCGCTTGTCTTTCTGTCCCAGGCATATCAGTCCCTTGGCCTGACCCGTGAGGCGCTCAGGTGCCTCGAATCTGCTGAAATCCTTGCACAGAAGTCCGGTGATGCCGTGAGGATAGCCTCTGCCCTCGCCAGCCTCGGTAACGTGTATATCGCCACAGGGCCAGAGGACAAGGCCAATGAATATTTGAATAGAAGCCTTGCTATGGCGAAGGAATTGCAGGATTTCAGACTGTCGGCTACAATCCTGAATAACCTGGGAAACCTTTTTATGACTCAGAAAAAGTATCGTGAAGCCGGCGACGCCTATCAAGAAAGCATAACCTATGCGACGAAGTTCGATAAACGTTCATTGACTGCCATAGCTGCCACCAATGCCGCAATGGCATTGGTTCAAGAAAGACGGTATTCGGAAGCAAAAACACTTCTCGATGGGACAGCAGACATTATCGGGGGGCTCGATGATTCTCATGAGAAGGTATACGCATTGATCAATGCCGGTCTTACCTATGCTGATCTTCGGTCACATCTTCCCGGTGAGAAGGACGTCCTCTTGCAACGCTCTTCTCAGATGTTTCACTTAGCGGTGAGTTCGGCAGAGGCGATTGGTGATCTCCGTGGGGAGTCGTATGCTTTGGGTTATCTTGGAAAACTTTACGAGGACGAACGCCAATATGAGGAAGCCCTTGGGCTGACCCATCGGGCAGTATTTACGGCCCAGTTGGTGAACGTACCTGAATCGCTTTATCTTTGGCAGTGGCAAGCCGGACGTCTGCTCAAGGCGATGGGGAAGATTGATGATGCAATTCCAGCGTATAGAAATGCGCTGCAGACTCTTCAGGCTATTCGCCAGGAGATGTCACAATGCTATGGAAGGACAAAACTATCATTCCGTGAGTCTGTGGGACCGCTCTATTTTGAGTTCGTTGATCTCCTCCTTCAGCGGGCGGCCGCGATGCAGGGAAAAGAGGAATATGAGCCTTATCTCCTTGAAGCCAGAGAGACGGTGGAGTCGCTCAAGATTGCAGAATTGCGGGATTATTTTCAAGATGATTGCTTCGATGTCGCAAGAACAAGAATTACAAGGCTTGACCTCGTCTCAAAGACGGCGGTCGTGGTCTATCCAATAGTCCTTCAAGACCGGACCGAGTTGTTGGTGAGCCTTCCGAGCGGCCTGAAGAGGATTTCTGTGGGTGTTGGAGAACGTGCCCTTGCCCAGGAAGTCAGGCAGTTTCGCTCGACACTTGAGAAGCGTACTACCAGGGAATATCTCCCCCATGCCCAAAGACTTTACGACTTGCTTATCCGGCCTCTCGAGCCAGACCTGCGACAGGTCACTACCGATACCCTTGTGTTTGTGCCTGATGGTCCACTCCGGACGATTCCGATGGCAGCACTTCATGACGGCAAGGAATTCCTGGTGGAGAAGTATGCGATAGCGGTCACACCCGGTCTCAATCTCACTGATCCCCGCGCCCTTAATCGTGAGCAGATTAAGATGCTGGCAGCGGGTCTTACGGATGCTGTGCAGGGATTCCCGCCCTTGCCGGATGTATCTTCGGAACTGCAGGCCCTTCGAGGCATCTACCCGGGTGACATCCTCCTCAATCAGAATTTTCTTATCGCTTCCATGGAGAAGGAACTGAAGGATAAGCAGTTCTCGATCGTGCATATCGCCTCCCATGGGCAATTTGAAAGCGAGATCAGTAAGACTTTTCTGCTCACCTTCGACGACAAACTGACTATGGACCAACTTGACCGATTTATTGGGTTTTTCCGTTTTCGTAATGAACCGTTGGAATTGTTGACGTTGAGCGCCTGTGAAACGGCCGTAGGCGATGACCGCGCGGCCCTTGGCCTCGCCGGTGTTGCAGTCAAAGCCGGTGCAAGAAGCGCCCTTGCGACACTCTGGCACATCAATGACCGGGCCGCCTCACTTCTCGTTGATGAGTTTTATCGACAACTCCAGGATCCATCGGTCTCGAGAACCTCAGCTCTCCGAAATGCGCAGAGAAAACTCCTCGGTCATGCATGGTATCAGCATCCCGGCTATTGGTCTCCGTTCCTTCTCATCAATAACTGGTTATAG